A stretch of Henckelia pumila isolate YLH828 chromosome 4, ASM3356847v2, whole genome shotgun sequence DNA encodes these proteins:
- the LOC140865700 gene encoding homeobox-leucine zipper protein ATHB-40-like encodes MNPEIDDPMALISQYYPSEIYSQFVPEQEEEAAAPNPKPRRRRKKNRGEEGGVDGVMRKRKLSEEQMSMLERSFGSEHKLESERKDRLAAELGLDPRQVAVWFQNRRARWKSKKLEEEYSRLKSEHDTTVVEKCRLETQLLKVKEQLREAEQEIQRLSERGGDGFSSNSPSSSFSMDAMNEPPFMGEFGMEGLENVLYNRSDSSYGLGGWDNMYYM; translated from the exons ATGAACCCTGAAATTGATGATCCAATGGCACTCATTTCTCAGTACTATCCATCAGAAATCTACAGCCAGTTTGTACCAGAACAAG AGGAGGAGGCGGCGGCGCCGAATCCGAAGCCGCGGCGGAGACGGAAGAAGAACAGAGGAGAGGAGGGCGGTGTGGATGGGGTGATGAGGAAGAGGAAGCTGAGCGAGGAGCAGATGAGCATGCTGGAGAGGAGTTTCGGGAGTGAGCATAAGCTGGAGTCGGAGAGGAAGGATAGGCTTGCGGCGGAGCTGGGGCTGGACCCCCGCCAGGTGGCCGTGTGGTTCCAGAACCGCCGCGCCAGGTGGAAGAGCAAGAAGCTGGAGGAGGAGTATTCACGCCTCAAGTCCGAGCACGACACCACCGTCGTCGAGAAGTGCCGCCTCGAGACTCAG CTTCTGAAGGTGAAGGAGCAACTCCGCGAGGCGGAGCAGGAGATACAGAGACTGTCGGAGCGGGGCGGGGACGGGTTTTCGAGCAACAGCCCGAGCTCATCGTTCTCGATGGACGCCATGAACGAGCCTCCGTTCATGGGAGAATTCGGGATGGAAGGACTCGAGAATGTGTTGTACAACAGGTCGGATAGTAGCTATGGATTAGGAGGTTGGGATAATATGTATTATATGTAA